The sequence CGACAACATCGACGACGTGACCGCCACCGGTTGGAGCGTGCTGGCGGTGGGTGAACTGGCAGCCGTCACCGACCCGGAAGAGATCCGCCACCTCGACACCACGGCCCGCTCCCGTCCCTGGGCCGGCGGTCCGCGCAACCACTGGATGCGGCTCACACCGGCTCGGATCACCGGCCGTCGAGTGGTGCACGACTCATGAACGGCCTGCGCGCGGTCGTCTTCGACACCGACGGAGTGCTCCTGGCCACGGCGGACCGCCACGCGGCCGCCTGGAAGGAGACCTTCGACGGCTGCCTCCGCGAGTGGCAGTCATCGCACGCCGGTGCACGACCGCGCCCGTTCGACGCCGTCCGCGAGTACCGGGACCTGGTCGACGGCCGCTCCCGCCTCGACGGCGTACGCGCCTTCCTCGCCGCCCGTCACGTCGACCTCCCGCCCGGAACGCCTGAGGACCCGCCCGGGTGCGCCACCGTCCACGCGGTCGCCGCCCGCAAGGAGGAGGTCTTCGCCGCGATGCTGCGGACCGGCGGCGTCCGCACCTTCGAGGACGTGCGGCCGGCGCTTCAGGAACTGCGCGGGAAGGCGGTCCGGTGCGCGGCTGTCTCGGCTTCCCGGCACGCCCGCTCCCTTCTGGAGTCCGCGGAACTCGCGGACTGTTTCGACGCCCTGGTGGACGGCCGGGACGCGGCCGTGCTCGGGCTTCCGGGCAAACCCGAACCCGCACTCTTCCTCGAGGCTGCCGGCCGTCTTGGCGTGCCTCCCGCAGACGCCGCCGTGGTGGAGGACGCTCTCGCCGGCGTCGAGGCCGGACACCGGGGCGGCTTCCGGTTGGTGGTGGGGCTCGACCGCGAGGACGACCCACGCATGAGGGACGCCCTGGGCGCGCATGGCGCCGACCTCGTCCTCCCCGACCTCGGCAGGCTACCCGCCGTGCTCGAAGGCGATCGCCCGTGACCACCGCATGGCGATGGGAGTACCGACGCTACGATCCGAAGACCGAGCGGCTGGTCGAATCCCTGTGCACCCTGGGCAACGGCCGCTTCGCCACGCGCGGTTCAGCACCCGAAAGCGTCGCCGACGACATCCACTATCCGGGAACCTACCTCGCCGGCTGCTACGACCGGCTCGACTCCACCATCGGCGGACGAACGGTCTCCAACGAGGACATGGTCCGGCTGCCGGACTGGACCGCCCTGCGGTTCCGCTGTCTGCCCGAGGGCACACCGCCCGGCGACTGGCTCACACCGGATCACCCGTCCCTGCGCCACAGCCACGTGTCGCTGGACCTGCACGCCGGTACGCTCACCCGCCGCATGCTCTTCCACGACGCCGAAGGCCGGCGTCTGGGCGTCACGCACACCCGCCTCGTCCACATGGGCGACCCGTACCTGGCGGCGCAGAACACGGTGTTCAGGGCGTACGGCTGGAGCGGCGGGATCGAGATCGAGTCCGTGCTCGACGGCGATGTCACGAACGCGGGAGTCGACCGCTACCGTGCTCTGGCCGGGCGGCATCTCGTCGAGCACCGGGCCGGGGTGGAGGCGGAGGGCACCGCCTGGCTGTCCTGCACCACCACCACGTCCCGGGTACGGATCGGGCTCGCGGTCCGAACTTCGGCACGTCCTGTGGCGCCGGTGGGCAGGGCATGCACAGCCACCACCGCCACGCAGACACTCGTCCTGCCGATCAGGCGGGCCGCCCCGGTCGTCGTCGTGAAGACCGCCGCCCTGTGCACCTCGCTCGACCGTCCCTGGGGTGATCCCGTGCGGCGGAGCATCGGCTGCGCCACGCACGCGCCGGACTTCCCCTCCCTGCTGGCCTCCCATCGGGCAGCCTGGCAACGCCTCTGGAATGAAGGAGAGTTGAAGGTACCCGGAGAGACGGGCAAGGTGCTGCGGTTGCACGCCTTCCACGTGCTGCAGACCCTCTCGCCGCACACGGCGGAGCTCGACGCCGGCGTCCCCGCCCGCGGCCTTCACGGTGAGGCGTACCGCGGCCACGTCTTCTGGGACGAGCTGTTCGTGCTTCCCTACCTCGCCCTCCACCTCCCCGAGACCGCCCGCGCCCTGTTGATGTACCGGCACCGACGGCTCCCCGCAGCCCTGGAGGCCGCCCGACGGGCCGGGGCGACGGGGGCGATGTTCCCCTGGCAGAGCGGCGGTTCCGGATTCGAGGAGACGCAGCGGCTGCACCTCAATCCGCGCTCCGGCCGCTGGCTGCCCGATCACTCCCACCTCCAGCACCACGTGGGATCGGCCATCGCCTGGAACGTGTGGCAGTACGGGCAAGCCACCGGTGACGCCGGTTTCATGCACGGCCCCGGCGCCGAACTCCTGCTGCACATCGCCCACTTCTGGGCCGGCGCGGCAGTCTGGGACACCGGCCTCGGCCGCTACCGGATCCGCGGCGTCGTCGGACCGGACGAATACCACGACGCCTATCCGGACGCCGCCGTGCCCGGCGTCGACGACAACGCCTACACCAACGTCACCGCGGCGTGGGTGCTGGCCCGCGCCCTCGATCTGTACGA comes from Streptomyces virginiae and encodes:
- a CDS encoding HAD family hydrolase — encoded protein: MNGLRAVVFDTDGVLLATADRHAAAWKETFDGCLREWQSSHAGARPRPFDAVREYRDLVDGRSRLDGVRAFLAARHVDLPPGTPEDPPGCATVHAVAARKEEVFAAMLRTGGVRTFEDVRPALQELRGKAVRCAAVSASRHARSLLESAELADCFDALVDGRDAAVLGLPGKPEPALFLEAAGRLGVPPADAAVVEDALAGVEAGHRGGFRLVVGLDREDDPRMRDALGAHGADLVLPDLGRLPAVLEGDRP
- a CDS encoding glycosyl hydrolase family 65 protein gives rise to the protein MTTAWRWEYRRYDPKTERLVESLCTLGNGRFATRGSAPESVADDIHYPGTYLAGCYDRLDSTIGGRTVSNEDMVRLPDWTALRFRCLPEGTPPGDWLTPDHPSLRHSHVSLDLHAGTLTRRMLFHDAEGRRLGVTHTRLVHMGDPYLAAQNTVFRAYGWSGGIEIESVLDGDVTNAGVDRYRALAGRHLVEHRAGVEAEGTAWLSCTTTTSRVRIGLAVRTSARPVAPVGRACTATTATQTLVLPIRRAAPVVVVKTAALCTSLDRPWGDPVRRSIGCATHAPDFPSLLASHRAAWQRLWNEGELKVPGETGKVLRLHAFHVLQTLSPHTAELDAGVPARGLHGEAYRGHVFWDELFVLPYLALHLPETARALLMYRHRRLPAALEAARRAGATGAMFPWQSGGSGFEETQRLHLNPRSGRWLPDHSHLQHHVGSAIAWNVWQYGQATGDAGFMHGPGAELLLHIAHFWAGAAVWDTGLGRYRIRGVVGPDEYHDAYPDAAVPGVDDNAYTNVTAAWVLARALDLYEELPAVRRVELLSRLGLGPDDLTVWEDVSRRLYVPFHRDVISQFHGYGDLAELDWDGYRSRYHDIRRLDRILEAEGDTPNRYQASKQADTLMLGHLFRPAELASLFTRLGYSLDDGLWRRTVDHYLRRTCHGSTLSSLVHGWILARQQGPEAWRHCQEALLSDITDVQGGTTGEGIHLGAMSGTLDLVERAIVGLEPHGDGLHIDPVPLSQVPGSSFSISYLGHRDIRIRFRPGRLGISVPSSLLGPVPLVLPGGRHERVSAGQERWFRLPGG